From Bdellovibrionales bacterium, the proteins below share one genomic window:
- a CDS encoding transposase, which produces MPKENSLDRPEIKYVTNLVCYDQSKVLANAPGRSERSLLTCLNQLSPEQLARIKYFSLDMHEPFIKAVRKCAPNARICIDRFHLAEYVNNVFDDVRKCEFRKAKENKDGFQVDMLAPHRRFVLVEREKMLSKKDLRMLDKLKEINKNILNGMILVEHFHSILDKTEVIEFRKSLLLWYRLVRESNLKPFKRWPF; this is translated from the coding sequence ATGCCGAAGGAGAATAGCCTTGACCGACCTGAGATCAAGTATGTCACCAACCTTGTCTGTTACGATCAGTCAAAGGTTTTAGCCAACGCTCCTGGCCGATCGGAAAGATCCCTACTCACTTGTTTAAATCAGCTATCTCCTGAGCAGCTTGCAAGGATAAAGTATTTTTCCCTCGATATGCACGAACCATTTATCAAGGCCGTTCGCAAATGTGCCCCCAATGCTAGAATCTGCATTGATAGATTCCACCTGGCTGAATATGTAAATAATGTCTTTGATGATGTAAGAAAATGCGAGTTCCGAAAGGCCAAGGAAAACAAAGATGGGTTTCAAGTGGATATGCTTGCTCCTCACAGGCGGTTTGTACTCGTAGAGCGTGAAAAGATGCTCTCGAAGAAAGACCTACGCATGTTGGATAAACTCAAAGAGATAAATAAAAATATTCTAAATGGAATGATCTTGGTCGAACACTTTCACTCCATTCTTGATAAAACGGAAGTAATCGAGTTTAGGAAATCACTTCTACTGTGGTATCGCCTGGTGAGAGAATCCAACCTCAAACCGTTTAAAAGATGGCCCTTTTGA
- a CDS encoding FtsX-like permease family protein: protein MQKSSVCIIGYEIAERLFFDSQPLGQVLRISEGKSSYSCRVIGVLSPSTSNKEGLRPNLQVVVPYSFFQAQSGNWWSSQLKQILVQIDEGADAERVGAGIKAFFEQKYGSSGTFSVDSDSVLVNQMRQFLTLFTILLSSVAFVTLLVGGVGITNMMLVSISERFREIGLRKALGATSREIRTQFLVESMIVCFIAGFIGLILGFLSYQIAIWVATKFVDKLNFEWTLDGMALFLSILSIFVVGLVSGIFPAVKAEKLQIIEALRSE, encoded by the coding sequence GTGCAGAAAAGTTCTGTTTGCATTATCGGATACGAAATTGCGGAGCGGCTGTTTTTTGATAGTCAGCCTCTTGGACAAGTTCTAAGGATCAGTGAGGGAAAGAGTTCTTATAGCTGTCGGGTGATTGGTGTGCTGAGTCCCTCAACAAGTAACAAGGAAGGCCTCCGGCCGAACTTGCAGGTTGTGGTCCCCTATTCCTTTTTTCAGGCTCAGTCGGGAAATTGGTGGTCTTCTCAGCTCAAGCAAATCTTGGTACAAATTGATGAAGGAGCTGACGCAGAAAGGGTTGGAGCGGGAATCAAGGCCTTTTTTGAGCAGAAGTATGGCTCCTCTGGGACGTTCTCAGTTGATTCTGATAGTGTTCTTGTAAACCAAATGAGACAGTTTTTAACTCTTTTTACGATCCTTCTTTCATCTGTCGCATTTGTCACTCTTTTGGTGGGAGGAGTTGGAATTACAAATATGATGCTTGTGTCAATTTCAGAGAGATTTAGAGAGATTGGATTGAGAAAAGCACTTGGGGCAACGAGCCGAGAAATTCGAACTCAATTTCTAGTGGAGTCGATGATCGTGTGTTTTATCGCAGGTTTTATAGGATTGATTCTCGGTTTTTTGTCCTATCAGATAGCGATTTGGGTGGCCACGAAGTTTGTTGATAAATTAAATTTCGAATGGACTTTGGATGGCATGGCCCTCTTTTTATCAATTCTCTCTATTTTTGTCGTTGGTCTCGTCAGTGGCATTTTTCCTGCTGTTAAGGCGGAGAAACTTCAAATCATAGAAGCACTGAGATCTGAATAG
- a CDS encoding ATP-binding cassette domain-containing protein, whose translation MNAIEVEHLYFSYGGARTSINSILKDLSFSVKVGELVAIQGPSGSGKSTLLYALGLLSRPDSGLIRILGKDVSSCTEVELAKIRNRNIGFVFQQFYLLPKTSVLDNILLPTRYFDEEVPNGINQIDRAKKYAELVGLGDRLQFYPNQLSGGQQQRVAICRALMSDAKVILADEPTGNLDSESAKQILQLLRDLNKNHNKTIIIITHDNEVANQCDRIIKIKDGRILDKSAVDQSGFDQSNILTVPSLISDISEKKPAACSRSLCSFGLLKLDPKKALKVFRDILPSAIWNLKRHKTRTALTMIGISVGIAAVLAMITLGQFTKGKILAGYADMGVNTIVFNGIPNWDIKATDLVPTPFRFFDWEGEVNSLKRIFPEIDRMSPILNRSRIALNYGGRTIDQDVRMIGFGEDGLSIAQRRLLLVEIFRRLKLCRKVLFALSDTKLRSGCFLIVSLLDKF comes from the coding sequence ATGAATGCAATCGAAGTTGAGCATCTTTATTTTTCATACGGGGGTGCTCGGACATCCATCAATTCTATATTGAAGGATCTCAGTTTTTCTGTAAAAGTGGGCGAATTGGTTGCGATTCAAGGGCCATCTGGATCTGGTAAATCCACTCTACTTTACGCCTTGGGACTTTTATCGCGCCCAGACAGTGGGCTCATTCGCATTTTGGGAAAAGATGTATCTAGCTGTACGGAAGTGGAGCTCGCTAAAATCCGAAATCGGAACATAGGTTTTGTTTTCCAACAGTTTTACCTACTGCCTAAAACAAGTGTGCTTGATAATATACTTCTCCCAACTCGCTACTTCGACGAGGAAGTTCCGAATGGGATCAATCAGATCGATCGGGCAAAGAAGTACGCGGAACTGGTTGGTTTGGGAGACAGACTGCAATTCTATCCCAATCAACTGTCCGGTGGACAACAACAAAGGGTAGCCATTTGTCGCGCACTAATGAGCGATGCCAAAGTGATTCTTGCCGATGAGCCAACGGGAAATCTAGATTCGGAATCGGCCAAGCAAATACTACAGCTTTTGAGAGACTTGAATAAAAATCACAATAAGACCATTATCATTATCACCCATGACAACGAGGTGGCGAATCAGTGCGATAGAATCATTAAAATTAAGGACGGGCGAATTCTTGATAAGTCTGCAGTTGATCAGTCTGGATTTGATCAGTCGAACATCCTTACAGTGCCTTCTCTGATATCAGATATATCAGAGAAAAAGCCGGCCGCATGTTCCCGATCCCTGTGCTCATTTGGTCTACTCAAACTTGATCCCAAAAAAGCCTTGAAGGTGTTTAGGGACATTTTGCCTTCGGCTATTTGGAATTTGAAGAGACATAAGACAAGAACAGCCCTCACGATGATTGGTATTTCAGTAGGAATCGCAGCCGTTTTGGCGATGATTACGCTTGGGCAGTTCACAAAAGGAAAGATACTTGCCGGATATGCCGACATGGGGGTTAATACAATTGTATTCAATGGCATTCCTAACTGGGATATCAAAGCCACTGATCTCGTTCCTACACCCTTTCGTTTTTTTGATTGGGAAGGTGAAGTTAATTCTTTGAAGAGAATTTTCCCTGAGATTGATAGGATGTCACCGATTCTAAATAGAAGCAGGATTGCACTGAATTATGGGGGGCGAACGATCGACCAAGATGTAAGGATGATAGGGTTTGGCGAGGATGGACTAAGTATTGCCCAGCGACGTTTGCTTTTGGTCGAAATTTTTCGCAGGTTGAAATTGTGCAGAAAAGTTCTGTTTGCATTATCGGATACGAAATTGCGGAGCGGCTGTTTTTTGATAGTCAGCCTCTTGGACAAGTTCTAA
- a CDS encoding efflux RND transporter periplasmic adaptor subunit, with amino-acid sequence MSFSSNDRKWLMRAGGILATILVLFGIYRLSGCYDSKSRRTIGVVTRQDFIQRVTFAGVVVPFKKTIVTAPYNGYVSKLFVSVGDPVKAGDPIVSVVQSLQSGDSPFPLRSPLNGVVVQVERSEGEYVREGDYKEFILRIDDTSRLFVVANAPEMDRVKLRFGQEAVIRASAIIDRKYKGLIRELSLAARDKESEANSQVVDFPIKIEITDADEMIKPGMSVIIDVITARKENVLSLRHEFIRRDNDHYFVVLQSGDRQTIEVGIQNEEGFEILSGLSEGQKIRQVNFSELNSAE; translated from the coding sequence ATGAGCTTCTCGTCAAATGATCGAAAATGGTTGATGAGAGCAGGTGGAATTTTGGCCACCATTTTAGTTTTGTTTGGCATATATCGATTGAGTGGATGTTACGATAGCAAGAGTCGTAGAACCATCGGAGTAGTGACGAGGCAGGATTTTATCCAAAGAGTCACCTTTGCTGGAGTTGTCGTTCCCTTTAAAAAGACAATCGTGACGGCTCCCTATAATGGCTATGTCAGCAAGCTTTTTGTTTCTGTGGGCGATCCCGTAAAGGCGGGCGATCCTATTGTCAGCGTGGTCCAATCGCTTCAGTCAGGGGATAGTCCTTTTCCCCTGAGATCCCCTTTGAACGGAGTTGTAGTTCAAGTTGAGAGGTCAGAGGGCGAGTATGTGAGAGAGGGTGATTACAAAGAGTTTATTTTGAGGATCGATGATACAAGCAGACTGTTCGTTGTTGCCAATGCTCCAGAGATGGATCGGGTAAAGCTGCGATTTGGTCAAGAGGCTGTCATTCGGGCTTCTGCGATTATTGATCGAAAATATAAGGGTCTTATTCGTGAGCTTTCGTTGGCAGCTAGAGATAAGGAATCTGAGGCAAACAGTCAGGTTGTTGACTTTCCGATCAAGATAGAAATAACCGATGCAGACGAAATGATAAAACCGGGGATGTCGGTTATCATAGATGTGATTACAGCTAGAAAGGAAAACGTATTAAGTCTTCGGCATGAATTTATTCGGAGAGACAATGATCACTATTTTGTTGTCTTGCAATCAGGTGATCGGCAGACCATTGAGGTTGGAATTCAAAATGAAGAGGGCTTTGAAATTCTGTCTGGTCTGAGTGAAGGTCAGAAAATTAGGCAGGTTAATTTTTCAGAGCTCAACTCAGCGGAATAA
- a CDS encoding TolC family protein, with amino-acid sequence MRRVRAFEEIVSRFILFYEILVRDQGQRLKKRGLFAVIGLFFIAFFARADEAKRLEKSVFTLKDSILFARDNSPAFDDLKRKLQISEMNEKSAAFKILPSLDLVAKNGVSGSSPKDASGHPSEFSLGLTESLYDNGASRTNHQIAILDKNRSELEFEDKKAKLALDVATRFVDYSLKLKLLDIQERQLKLVKTEFEMVSNGYHQGLKTKRDFLRFKSYPIRREIDVTDAKNNADISRQELLKVIGAKSESPGPKEFAPVNLDSIFDSPTELPARIEDHLQYRAAILEKKMNRLGVDLVRKKNLPEWLLTAGLAYSSSDYLGTQKSFSDNAKIGWEALLVVKYNFMDWGTRARDYEISVQKDMIKSNEIDTSLLGLRATLNQLNSRLENVRKSYHLAKEWVAIELTNIEYIGREYRNGKVQYLDMIAGLNALSDAQNKFYSVSADLHNVQFNILYHKGNLYELLVK; translated from the coding sequence TTGAGGCGTGTTCGCGCTTTCGAAGAAATCGTATCGAGGTTTATCTTGTTTTATGAAATTTTAGTTCGAGATCAAGGGCAACGGCTAAAGAAGAGGGGACTCTTTGCTGTAATAGGATTGTTCTTCATCGCATTTTTCGCTAGGGCTGACGAGGCGAAAAGGCTGGAGAAATCGGTATTTACTCTTAAGGACTCAATTTTGTTTGCTCGAGATAATTCCCCAGCCTTCGATGATTTGAAGCGAAAACTGCAGATTTCCGAAATGAATGAAAAATCGGCGGCTTTTAAAATACTTCCGTCTCTTGATCTGGTTGCGAAAAACGGAGTGAGCGGAAGCTCTCCGAAAGATGCCTCTGGGCACCCAAGTGAATTCAGTTTGGGTCTTACTGAATCGCTTTACGACAATGGGGCCTCTCGCACGAATCATCAGATTGCAATACTTGACAAAAATAGGTCTGAGTTGGAGTTTGAGGACAAGAAAGCTAAATTGGCATTGGACGTCGCGACTCGTTTTGTTGATTATTCTTTAAAATTGAAACTACTTGATATTCAGGAACGTCAGCTGAAGCTAGTCAAAACAGAATTCGAAATGGTCTCGAATGGCTACCACCAGGGATTAAAAACCAAGCGAGATTTCCTCCGATTCAAGTCGTATCCAATTCGCCGAGAAATTGATGTGACGGACGCAAAAAATAATGCTGATATATCTCGTCAAGAGCTGCTCAAGGTTATTGGAGCAAAATCAGAGAGCCCTGGACCAAAGGAGTTTGCGCCTGTAAATCTCGATTCCATTTTTGATTCTCCCACCGAATTGCCAGCAAGGATTGAAGATCATCTTCAATATCGAGCGGCAATCCTTGAAAAGAAAATGAATCGTCTTGGAGTGGATTTGGTTCGTAAAAAAAATCTTCCTGAATGGCTGTTAACAGCTGGACTGGCCTATTCGAGCAGCGACTACCTAGGCACTCAGAAAAGTTTTTCCGATAATGCAAAGATTGGGTGGGAAGCCTTGCTCGTTGTTAAATATAATTTTATGGATTGGGGCACGCGTGCCCGTGATTATGAAATCTCCGTCCAGAAGGACATGATCAAAAGCAATGAGATAGATACTTCCCTTCTAGGCTTGCGAGCCACGCTCAATCAATTGAATTCGAGGCTTGAAAATGTGCGTAAAAGCTATCACTTGGCAAAAGAGTGGGTGGCCATTGAGTTAACCAACATAGAGTATATAGGAAGGGAATATCGAAACGGGAAAGTTCAATACCTTGATATGATTGCGGGTCTCAATGCACTCTCAGATGCTCAGAATAAATTCTATTCAGTTTCTGCCGATTTGCATAACGTCCAATTCAATATTCTCTACCACAAAGGAAATCTCTATGAGCTTCTCGTCAAATGA
- a CDS encoding 7-cyano-7-deazaguanine synthase has protein sequence MKTKTGKIDIFALSTDPLWVILGAEKGGSLMELQVVGHQGPELTHNSHFKFGYNNKPEAFRTNPEQNWWVKYGRSRRRPLSFRDECMETARTIRAKVTGDIWILFSGGVDSETVLRSFLEAGISVKIAVARYKDQINLHDISWAVLTCNELGVPFQFFDLDLLKFWRDEALSYAEISQCFSPQLLVTMWLSDQIIGYPVLGSGECLFRREQIVPVDSAGKSQDQSQNQNNRKWFLIEKERIASWYRFFLARKREACPGFFQYTPEIMLSYLRDPLVQKLVNDHFGDTQSSEKVKLRIYQQHFDLKTRPKYTGFENVQEEDARLRSLLKLSYSHSDQIFRTSCIDLERNLAP, from the coding sequence GTGAAGACAAAGACAGGGAAAATTGATATTTTCGCCCTATCAACCGACCCACTCTGGGTCATTTTGGGTGCTGAGAAGGGAGGGTCCTTAATGGAGTTGCAGGTCGTAGGACATCAAGGACCTGAGTTGACTCACAATTCTCATTTCAAGTTTGGCTACAATAATAAGCCCGAGGCCTTTAGGACAAATCCCGAACAGAACTGGTGGGTAAAATATGGACGGAGTCGTCGTCGTCCTCTTTCATTTCGAGATGAATGCATGGAAACTGCGAGAACGATTCGCGCAAAGGTAACTGGAGATATCTGGATTTTATTTTCGGGCGGGGTGGACAGCGAAACAGTGCTCCGGTCATTTCTGGAGGCGGGAATTTCTGTCAAAATAGCAGTTGCCCGGTATAAAGATCAGATCAATCTCCACGACATTTCCTGGGCTGTTTTGACTTGCAATGAGCTAGGTGTGCCTTTTCAATTTTTCGACTTAGATCTTCTGAAGTTTTGGAGGGACGAGGCCTTATCCTATGCCGAGATCTCCCAGTGTTTTTCACCTCAGTTGCTCGTGACAATGTGGCTGTCCGATCAAATTATTGGATACCCTGTTTTGGGGTCGGGAGAGTGTCTCTTTAGAAGAGAACAGATTGTGCCCGTTGATTCAGCAGGCAAAAGCCAAGATCAAAGCCAAAACCAAAATAACAGGAAATGGTTTTTGATTGAAAAGGAGAGAATCGCTTCTTGGTATCGATTTTTTCTCGCTCGAAAAAGAGAGGCCTGTCCAGGATTTTTTCAGTACACACCCGAAATTATGCTGAGTTACCTGAGAGATCCCCTCGTTCAAAAATTGGTAAACGACCACTTCGGCGACACTCAGTCATCAGAGAAAGTGAAGCTCAGAATTTATCAACAACATTTTGATTTAAAAACGAGACCAAAATACACTGGATTTGAGAATGTTCAGGAAGAAGATGCTAGACTTCGCTCACTCCTGAAACTCAGTTATTCTCACAGTGATCAAATATTTAGGACAAGTTGTATTGATCTCGAGAGAAACCTTGCACCCTAA
- a CDS encoding energy transducer TonB, whose product MGKLVCFLIVVGFFVMSLGLVSNFFALDPRQLRSPASSGPKPVPIKIAEAKKEALPPREVPKPILEKSLTALAPESSRVSLKELGGVGFGGSGTGLAIGGSGGFRTGVADIVNERGANDRSPRALSRNPPEYPPLARQKGLSGFVVLKIFVDRSGIVEDVKIAESVPGGIFDQAAILAVRAWKFDPAIKNGQVVAEWATQKVKFELN is encoded by the coding sequence ATGGGAAAGTTAGTTTGCTTTCTTATAGTTGTGGGATTTTTTGTAATGTCGCTAGGGCTTGTATCCAATTTTTTTGCACTCGATCCGAGACAACTGCGATCGCCTGCTTCTTCGGGGCCAAAGCCAGTTCCAATTAAGATCGCTGAAGCTAAAAAGGAAGCCCTTCCTCCGCGTGAAGTGCCGAAGCCAATTTTGGAGAAATCGCTCACAGCTTTAGCACCAGAGTCATCTCGTGTTTCGCTCAAAGAATTGGGAGGAGTTGGTTTTGGCGGCTCGGGAACGGGATTGGCCATTGGCGGATCAGGAGGTTTTCGCACCGGCGTAGCTGATATTGTCAATGAGCGCGGAGCGAATGACCGCTCGCCACGGGCGCTCTCTCGCAATCCTCCCGAATATCCACCTCTGGCTCGGCAAAAAGGCCTATCTGGATTTGTTGTCTTAAAGATTTTCGTGGATAGGAGTGGTATTGTGGAAGATGTGAAGATCGCAGAAAGTGTGCCCGGGGGAATCTTTGATCAGGCCGCAATATTGGCCGTGCGCGCTTGGAAATTCGATCCAGCGATAAAAAATGGACAAGTGGTGGCTGAATGGGCCACACAGAAGGTGAAGTTCGAGTTGAATTGA
- a CDS encoding DUF3450 family protein, whose product MRKILIALFMMNSLAFAETPKILSDLVSLRSEIEILSNELETSQKEKQAELDMWMQKRLEIESNLQKEKLRHVQIAERKLRHSTLNKAHEKIEPQGKSQLLDAIREAKNWVETSLPFSKEQRKARLESLESRLERGIESPETLGAELWAFYESEIKLGTQNEFRIIDFDFPLGREKVEAVRLGLYTMFIRQVDGEMKEVVRGGSGWVTKTLSRKQEQEVVRLMEDLKQKRKSGVYFLPLSERSGVL is encoded by the coding sequence ATGAGAAAAATTCTGATCGCCCTTTTCATGATGAATAGCCTGGCTTTTGCCGAGACTCCAAAAATCTTGAGTGATTTGGTGTCGCTTCGGAGTGAAATAGAAATTCTCAGTAACGAACTGGAAACCTCTCAAAAGGAAAAACAGGCGGAACTTGATATGTGGATGCAGAAACGTCTGGAGATCGAGTCGAATTTGCAGAAGGAGAAGTTGAGACATGTCCAGATTGCAGAAAGAAAGCTGCGACATTCCACTCTCAACAAGGCTCATGAAAAAATCGAGCCTCAGGGGAAATCGCAACTGTTAGATGCCATTCGTGAAGCAAAAAATTGGGTAGAGACTTCTCTTCCATTTTCGAAAGAGCAGAGAAAAGCGCGACTTGAAAGTCTTGAGAGTCGTCTAGAGCGTGGGATTGAGTCACCGGAGACCCTGGGAGCCGAGCTCTGGGCGTTTTATGAAAGTGAGATTAAGTTGGGAACGCAAAATGAATTTCGTATCATAGATTTTGATTTTCCTCTGGGGCGAGAGAAAGTGGAAGCAGTTCGCTTGGGCCTTTATACAATGTTTATTAGGCAAGTCGATGGCGAGATGAAAGAGGTTGTAAGAGGGGGAAGTGGTTGGGTCACCAAGACTCTGTCAAGGAAACAAGAGCAGGAGGTCGTCCGTCTTATGGAAGATTTGAAACAGAAAAGGAAGAGCGGAGTCTATTTCTTGCCACTTTCTGAACGGTCGGGTGTTTTATGA
- a CDS encoding biopolymer transporter ExbD: MASKASSNNETISEINVVPLVDIILVVLIIFMVTAPALIKPSVAIDLPEASSSDETTPSLLNVTITMIVADRELDYGVVVRVLDWIKSTGVNRFAVTTDKPLTE; this comes from the coding sequence ATGGCGAGTAAAGCCTCTTCTAATAATGAAACCATCTCGGAAATTAACGTCGTGCCATTGGTCGATATTATCCTGGTTGTTTTAATTATCTTTATGGTGACGGCTCCTGCACTCATTAAGCCAAGTGTCGCGATTGATCTCCCTGAGGCATCGAGCAGTGATGAAACAACACCCAGTTTGTTGAATGTTACGATCACCATGATAGTGGCTGATAGAGAATTGGATTATGGCGTCGTTGTGCGAGTTTTGGATTGGATTAAATCAACAGGTGTAAACAGATTCGCTGTGACCACCGACAAACCCTTAACAGAATGA
- a CDS encoding MotA/TolQ/ExbB proton channel family protein yields the protein MKDRIFSVAHYADAGVLFLLIALSIASLIVIFERYVRLGRIAKSSKKQRDKLEEVLARGNMSEIDTLQLVDGSLEARLVKRGMTHLKQNGRKGLEESFSTFVQFEQPKVERSLTFLATVGSNAPYIGLFGTVLGIMKSFNDLANATNAGQQTVMVGISAALIATAAGLMVAIPNILAFNYFQKQVKAIIAGLESFKDALIAYAKVKEL from the coding sequence ATGAAAGATCGAATATTTTCCGTTGCTCACTATGCCGACGCCGGAGTGCTGTTTCTTCTCATCGCGCTGAGTATCGCGAGTTTAATTGTGATTTTTGAACGCTATGTGCGACTAGGTCGAATAGCAAAAAGCAGTAAAAAGCAGCGAGACAAACTTGAGGAAGTCCTCGCGCGGGGAAACATGTCCGAAATTGACACACTCCAATTGGTCGATGGATCGCTTGAAGCAAGGTTAGTGAAAAGGGGGATGACGCACTTGAAGCAAAACGGCAGAAAGGGCCTTGAGGAGTCATTTTCTACATTTGTTCAATTTGAGCAACCAAAGGTGGAGCGCTCACTGACCTTCCTTGCTACGGTCGGTTCAAATGCTCCATACATCGGACTATTTGGGACAGTGCTCGGAATCATGAAGTCCTTTAACGATTTGGCAAATGCGACCAATGCCGGTCAACAAACCGTCATGGTGGGAATTTCAGCAGCTCTTATTGCTACGGCGGCTGGCCTGATGGTAGCCATTCCGAATATCCTTGCATTTAATTACTTTCAGAAACAAGTGAAAGCAATTATTGCGGGGCTAGAAAGCTTCAAGGATGCTCTCATTGCATACGCTAAAGTAAAGGAGCTCTGA